In Tachysurus fulvidraco isolate hzauxx_2018 chromosome 11, HZAU_PFXX_2.0, whole genome shotgun sequence, one DNA window encodes the following:
- the LOC113643492 gene encoding olfactory receptor 52B2-like, producing the protein MSSNMSIYTTLLTLESLDISLTSVIPVFMFGTLTYCTILFFNVTLLLIIALNQKLHKPMYILLFNMPINDIVGATAFFPQLISSILSQNRSITYSACYIQAFLVHLYGSGTLLILSAMAYDRYIAICYPLKYNTIMSPNSLLKIIIIVWSIAFTEVGFLLGLTYRQEICSTKIVDTFCNNPSLMKLICGDINVTNYYGLSLTAVHQCITLFIMLFTYIQILFTCVYKRQSDAKSKAIQTCSTHLIVFLCVEFSGLFALISHRFENVSQYLRRLFGACVMIFPPIINPLIYGLKTKEIQRKIFVFFCKKTSPS; encoded by the coding sequence ATGAGCTCTAATATGTCCATATATACAACTCTACTTACTTTGGAATCACTGGACATTTCACTGACTTCTGTTATACCAGTGTTCATGTTTGGAACCCTTACCTATTGCACTATCTTGTTTTTCAATGTTACATTACTGCTAATAATTGCTCTGAACCAAAAACTTCATAAACCTATGTACATACTGTTATTTAACATGCCAATCAATGACATTGTAGGTGCCACTGCTTTTTTTCCTCAGCTGATCTCGAGTATACTATCTCAGAATAGATCAATCACATATTCGGCATGTTACATACAAGCCTTCTTGGTACATTTGTATGGGTCTGGAACACTTCTTATTCTGTCCGCTATGGCTTATGACAGGTATATTGCAATCTGCTATCCATTGAAATATAACACCATTATGTCTCCAAATAGCTTGCTAAAGATAATCATTATTGTATGGTCCATAGCTTTTACAGAGGTTGGTTTTCTACTTGGTCTGACCTACCGTCAAGAGATATGTAGCACAAAAATAGTAGACACTTTCTGTAATAATCCAAGTTTGATGAAGCTTATATGTGGGGACATTAATGTGACTAATTACTATGGACTGTCTCTTACAGCTGTGCACCAATGTataacactgtttataatgttatttacatACATTCAAATCTTATTCACCTGTGTCTATAAAAGACAGTCCGATGCAAAAAGCAAAGCTATTCAGACATGCAGTACACACCTAATTGTTTTCTTATGTGTAGAATTCAGTGGACTATTTGCCTTAATTTCACACAGGTTTGAGAATGTATCCCAATACTTAAGAAGGCTCTTTGGTGCATGTGTGATGATATTTCCTCCTATTATTAATCCTCTAATATATGGATTGAAAACCAAAGAAATTCAACGgaagatttttgttttcttctgtaaAAAGACATCTCCATCATGA
- the LOC113643494 gene encoding olfactory receptor 52B2-like, protein MEQLFNNTFSFNLQIARFDVPHQAVYPVFIIGALIYLFAVICNVTILALIVTQQRLHKPMFYILFSLPLTDLMGITCALPRVLLDIVTQTNMVYYPTCVLQGFLLHLYGGSILFILAAMSFDRYIAICKPLRYNSIMGPYTVGGVIALAWGLDIALIVVLFALQARVTKCKTFIFNVYCSNNTLLQLSCAGDLTVNNVYGLAITGIVQGISVTIQLFSYVQILRACLSHTQTDARSKAVNTCLGQIITFVLYEIVTTFTVLSYRFQNIPLNAQQVCGMLIFTILPVCNPIIYGMKTRDIRMNLLETFRETFFGNN, encoded by the exons ATGGAGCAACTTTTCAATAACACATTCAGTTTCAACCTTCAGATTGCCAGATTTGATGTCCCTCATCAAGCTGTTTATCCTGTTTTTATCATTGGAGCTCTGATCTATTTGTTTGCTGTGATCTGTAATGTAACAATTTTAGCATTGATTGTTACCCAGCAAAGGCTTCATAAACccatgttttacattttgttcagCCTTCCTTTGACAGACTTAATGGGAATTACTTGTGCCCTGCCGAGAGTTCTTCTGGACATTGTAACCCAAACAAATATGGTCTATTACCCAACATGTGTTCTGCAGGGCTTTTTGCTTCATCTGTATGGAGGTAGTATACTTTTTATTCTGGCAGCCATGTCATTTGATCGCTACATAGCGATATGCAAGCCACTGAGATATAACTCTATAATGGGTCCATACACAGTTGGTGGTGTGATAGCACTGGCTTGGGGCCTTGACATTGCCTTGATTGTTGTATTGTTTGCTCTTCAGGCACGAGTTACAAAATGTAagacattcatttttaatgtttattgtagCAATAATACACTGTTACAGCTTTCATGTGCTGGTGACCTTACTGTGAATAATGTTTATGGATTAGCAATAACTGGAATTGTACAAGGTATTAGTGTGACTATTCAACTATTTTCCTATGTACAAATTCTTAGAGCCTGTCTTTCCCACACACAAACCGATGCTAGGAGTAAGGCTGTAAACACATGTTTAGGACAGATAATTACATTTGTTCTGTATGAAATAGTTACAACCTTCACAGTACTATCGTATCGTTTTCAGAATATACCACTCAATGCACAACAAGTATGTGGTATGCTGATTTTCACAATTCTTCCAGTTTGTAATCCAATTATATATGGAATGAAAACAAGAGACATTAGAA TGAACCTTTTAGAGACTTTTAGGGAAACTTTTTTTGGTAACAATTGA
- the LOC113643684 gene encoding olfactory receptor 52E4-like: MTDFSNISILTLQGFNLPPESIPPAFVFATLGYLTILTCNLILLITIILNKSLHQPMYLLLLNLPINDLIGSTALFPHIIKELLWDTRTIEFSTCVTQAFFIHIYATGAVFILTAMAYDRYVAICCPLKYNTIMSNMHTMRLISLVWISNILMIAVLFILLLRLPRCRSLVTHTYCDNPSLLQLVCVNTTINNIYGLMTVAVCQVITVGLIIFTYIQILIACFRNKQSDTRSKAMQTCATHLIVFLLFECLGLFTIISYRLTDISPHLRKFSGVAAMILPPTMNPLIYGLKTKEIRVKAVKFFKKRIYTS, from the coding sequence ATGACTGATTTCTCTAATATATCTATTCTGACACTTCAAGGCTTCAATTTACCTCCTGAGAGTATCCCCCCTGCGTTTGTCTTCGCAACACTAGGATACCTGACCATTCTCACTTGCAACCTCATCTTACTAATCACTATCATTCTCAATAAGAGTCTTCACCAGCCCATGTATCTTTTGCTTTTAAACTTGCCCATAAATGATCTTATAGGCTCTACAGCCCTCTTCCCACATATTATTAAAGAACTCTTATGGGACACCAGGACAATAGAGTTTTCAACTTGTGTCACTCAAGCTTTCTTTATACATATCTATGCAACAGGTGCAGTGTTCATTTTGACTGCTATGGCATATGACAGATATGTGGCCATATGTTGCCCTTTGAAATACAACACAATCATGAGTAATATGCACACAATGAGGCTAATCTCTTTGGTCTGGATTTCTAATATACTTATGATAGCTGTGCTTTTTATCCTTTTGCTGCGTTTACCACGATGCAGATCATTAGTGACTCATACATACTGTGATAATCCCTCTTTGCTCCAGCTGGTCTGTgtaaacacaacaataaataacatataTGGACTGATGACTGTAGCTGTCTGTCAAGTGATAACAGTAGGCctaattatatttacatacatccAAATCCTTATAGCCTGTTTTAGAAACAAGCAATCTGACACACGTAGCAAGGCAATGCAAACTTGTGCGACacatttaattgtatttctCCTATTTGAATGCTTGGGTCTTTTCACAATAATTTCTTACAGGTTAACAGATATTTCTCCACACTTAAGAAAATTTAGTGGTGTGGCTGCTATGATTTTGCCTCCAACAATGAATCCTTTAATATATGGCCTAAAAACTAAGGAAATCAGAGTCAAAGCTGTAAAATTTTTCAAGAAGAGGATTTATACCTCATAA
- the LOC113643493 gene encoding olfactory receptor 52B2-like: MEQLFNNTFSFNLQIARFDVPPQAIYPVFIIGALIYLFAVFCNVTILALIVTQQSLHKPMFYILFSLPLIDLIAITFAFPRVLLDIVTQTNMVYYPTCILQGFVLHSYGGGVLFILAAMSFDRCIAICMPLRYNSIMSPYTVGGVIALAWGLDFSMIVVLFALQARFPKCKTFIFNVYCSNSALLQLSCGGDLTVNNVYGLAITGVMQGISVTIQLLSYVLILKTCLSNTQANARSKAINTCLAQILTFVLYEIVSTFTILSNRFQNIPPIAQQISGLMIFTILPVVNPIIYGMKTREIRNTFIIVLKKRKVAFA; encoded by the coding sequence ATGGAGCAACTTTTCAATAACACATTCAGTTTCAACCTTCAGATTGCCAGATTTGATGTCCCGCCTCAAGCTATTTATCCTGTTTTTATCATTGGAGCTCTGATCTATTTGTTTGCTGTGTTCTGTAATGTAACAATTTTAGCATTGATTGTTACCCAGCAAAGCCTTCATAAGCctatgttttacattttgttcagCCTTCCTTTGATAGACCTAATAGCAATTACATTTGCTTTCCCCAGAGTTCTTTTGGATATTGTAACCCAAACAAATATGGTCTACTACCCGACATGTATTCTACAGGGATTTGTTCTTCATTCATATGGCGGTGGTGTTCTTTTCATTCTGGCAGCCATGTCATTTGATCGGTGCATAGCCATATGCATGCCACTCAGATATAATTCTATAATGAGTCCATATACAGTTGGTGGTGTAATAGCACTGGCTTGGGGCCTTGATTTTTCAATGATTGTTGTATTGTTTGCTCTCCAGGCAAGATTTCCAAAATGTAagacattcatttttaatgtttattgtagCAATAGTGCACTATTACAGCTGTCGTGTGGTGGCGACCTTACTGTGAATAATGTTTATGGATTAGCTATAACTGGAGTTATGCAAGGTATTAGTGTGACTATTCAATTATTGTCCTATGTACTCATTCTTAAAACTTGTCTTTCAAACACACAAGCCAATGCTAGAAGTAAGGCTATAAACACATGTTTAGCACAAATACTTACATTTGTCCTGTATGAAATAGTTTCGACATTTACCATACTTTCAAATCGTTTTCAGAATATACCACCAATTGCACAACAAATAAGTGGTTTGATGATTTTCACAATTCTTCCAGTGGTAAATCCAATTATATATGGAATGAAAACAAGAGAGATTCGAAATACCTTCATCATTGTGCTGAAAAAACGAAAGGTGGCATTTGCATAA